In Sinorhizobium sojae CCBAU 05684, a single window of DNA contains:
- the fba gene encoding class II fructose-bisphosphate aldolase (catalyzes the reversible aldol condensation of dihydroxyacetonephosphate and glyceraldehyde 3-phosphate in the Calvin cycle, glycolysis, and/or gluconeogenesis): MALITLRQLLDHAAENDYALPAFNVNNLEYIQAVMRAADATDSPVILQASRGARAYAGDAFLRHLILGAAEEYPHIPICLHLDHGDQPSTCISAITNGFTSVMMDGSLEKDGKTVASYEYNVAVTAEVVKIAHAAGVSVEGELGCLGNLETGAGDKEDGHGFEGKLSREELLTDPEQAYEFVSKTGVDALAVAIGTSHGAYKFTREPDGEILSIDTIAKINKKLPNTHLVMHGSSSVPAELQELFNAYGGEMKKTWGVPVSEIQKAIPLGVRKVNIDTDLRLAFTGEIRKHHLQHPDNFDPRNYLKPAIAHMTDVCKERFEAFRAAGQASKIRVLRLPEMAKRYAAA; the protein is encoded by the coding sequence ATGGCATTGATCACGTTGCGGCAATTGCTCGACCATGCGGCGGAGAACGATTATGCGCTGCCAGCCTTCAATGTGAACAATCTCGAATACATCCAAGCGGTAATGCGCGCCGCCGATGCGACGGACTCTCCGGTTATCCTGCAGGCAAGCCGCGGGGCGCGCGCCTATGCGGGCGACGCCTTCCTGCGCCACCTGATCCTCGGCGCCGCGGAGGAATATCCGCATATTCCGATCTGTCTCCACCTCGACCATGGCGACCAGCCGTCGACCTGCATCTCCGCGATCACCAACGGCTTCACGTCGGTGATGATGGACGGCTCGCTCGAAAAGGACGGCAAGACGGTTGCGAGCTACGAATACAATGTCGCCGTGACCGCCGAGGTGGTGAAGATCGCCCATGCGGCCGGCGTCTCCGTCGAGGGCGAACTCGGCTGCCTCGGCAATCTCGAAACCGGCGCCGGCGACAAGGAAGACGGACACGGCTTCGAAGGCAAGCTGTCGCGTGAGGAACTGCTGACCGATCCGGAGCAGGCGTACGAATTCGTTTCCAAGACCGGCGTCGATGCGCTGGCCGTTGCGATCGGCACGAGCCATGGCGCCTACAAGTTCACGCGCGAACCCGACGGCGAGATCCTTTCGATCGACACGATCGCCAAGATCAACAAGAAGCTGCCGAACACCCATCTCGTGATGCACGGATCGTCTTCCGTGCCGGCTGAGTTGCAGGAGCTCTTCAACGCCTATGGCGGCGAGATGAAAAAGACCTGGGGCGTGCCGGTCTCGGAGATCCAGAAGGCCATTCCGCTCGGCGTCCGCAAGGTCAATATCGACACCGACTTGCGCCTCGCCTTCACCGGCGAGATCCGCAAGCATCACCTGCAGCATCCGGACAATTTCGATCCGCGCAATTATCTGAAGCCGGCGATCGCGCATATGACTGACGTCTGCAAGGAGCGGTTCGAAGCGTTCCGCGCGGCCGGCCAGGCTTCGAAGATTCGCGTCCTTCGACTGCCGGAGATGGCTAAGCGCTATGCGGCCGCCTGA
- a CDS encoding ABC transporter ATP-binding protein, producing MLRMLVPGFQLLRDTLGRQLRLLPAVVLLGLASATLEGAGIGLIIPMLGIIAGNDDTSGLSGISALFEQVGEGLDDGERLLAIAGAVLALICLKNVLAFANAVLTTFIYGKASHAIRSALSDQLLRIGYPFFLQENPGRLLNIISNESWRASDAVQTALSAIVHACAAVILLAFLLLLSWQMTLFVATGLVLVQLAHAALSATLKGPSRDVTSYNSELAARMLHLVHAGRLIRVFGQEDREKSAFDTASDAVRRAGFVLQTRQGALPPLTEVLHSALFLAAVVSAWLVGVRFPVIVAFVVLLYRLQPHMRALQMSWSQFQGWSGSLEEVRWLLDSSDKPKPPSGSLPVEGLGERIEFERVSFRYPGSGARTIVLHAANFEIRSGCSTAIIGRSGAGKTTIVNLLCRFVEPDEGRILVDGVPLSEIDPAQWRRQIAVASQDLELVDGTILENISYGQHATFAEVERAARLAEAHSFIEQFPEGYGTVVGYRGASLSAGQRQRIALARALVRDPAVLILDEATNAVDGLSEAAIVETLKLRAGRRTTIVISHHRSTISFCDDIVVLGSGRVKSQSRLSDVASLTMDQLYEHEAPAMR from the coding sequence ATGTTGCGAATGCTTGTACCCGGCTTTCAGCTGTTGCGTGACACCCTCGGGCGGCAATTGCGACTGCTGCCGGCGGTCGTGCTTCTCGGTCTTGCGAGTGCCACGCTCGAAGGCGCCGGCATCGGCCTCATTATCCCGATGCTGGGCATCATCGCGGGCAACGATGACACCTCCGGGCTCAGTGGGATCTCCGCTCTCTTCGAGCAGGTGGGGGAAGGCCTTGACGACGGCGAGCGGCTGCTGGCGATCGCAGGCGCGGTGTTGGCGCTGATCTGCCTTAAGAACGTGCTCGCCTTCGCGAATGCGGTTCTGACGACCTTCATCTATGGCAAGGCGAGCCATGCCATCCGAAGCGCACTCTCCGACCAGTTGCTGCGGATCGGCTATCCCTTTTTCCTTCAGGAAAACCCCGGCCGCCTGCTCAACATCATTTCGAACGAATCGTGGCGCGCGTCCGATGCCGTCCAGACCGCGCTCTCGGCGATCGTGCACGCCTGCGCCGCGGTGATCCTGCTTGCCTTTCTGCTGCTTTTGTCCTGGCAGATGACGCTGTTCGTGGCGACCGGCCTCGTCCTCGTCCAGCTCGCGCATGCCGCGCTCTCCGCTACGCTCAAGGGGCCAAGCCGCGATGTGACCTCCTACAACAGCGAGCTTGCGGCCCGAATGCTTCATCTCGTGCATGCGGGGCGGCTGATCCGCGTCTTCGGCCAGGAGGATCGCGAGAAGTCCGCCTTCGATACCGCCTCCGATGCCGTCCGTCGCGCCGGCTTCGTCCTGCAAACCCGTCAGGGCGCATTGCCGCCGCTCACGGAGGTGCTGCATTCCGCTTTGTTCCTGGCGGCAGTCGTGAGCGCCTGGCTCGTCGGCGTGCGCTTTCCGGTGATCGTCGCTTTCGTCGTTCTCCTCTATCGACTCCAGCCCCATATGCGGGCGCTGCAAATGTCCTGGAGTCAGTTCCAGGGTTGGAGCGGTTCTCTGGAAGAGGTGCGTTGGCTGCTCGACTCCTCCGACAAGCCGAAGCCGCCGTCCGGAAGCCTGCCGGTCGAGGGCCTCGGCGAGCGAATCGAATTCGAAAGGGTGAGCTTCAGGTACCCGGGTTCCGGCGCCCGAACCATTGTCTTGCACGCGGCGAATTTCGAAATCCGCAGCGGATGCTCGACTGCGATCATCGGCCGCTCGGGCGCCGGCAAGACCACCATCGTCAATCTCCTGTGTCGGTTCGTGGAACCGGATGAGGGGCGCATTCTTGTGGACGGCGTGCCGCTTAGCGAAATCGATCCGGCGCAGTGGCGGCGCCAGATCGCCGTCGCCAGCCAGGACCTGGAATTGGTGGACGGAACGATCCTTGAAAACATTAGCTATGGCCAGCACGCGACCTTCGCCGAGGTGGAGCGCGCGGCAAGGCTGGCGGAGGCGCATAGCTTCATCGAGCAGTTCCCGGAAGGCTATGGAACGGTCGTCGGCTACAGGGGGGCCAGTCTCTCGGCCGGACAGCGACAGCGGATCGCGCTCGCCCGGGCTTTGGTGCGCGACCCGGCCGTCCTGATCCTCGACGAAGCGACGAATGCGGTGGACGGCCTCTCGGAGGCGGCAATCGTCGAGACTCTGAAATTGAGGGCTGGACGGCGCACGACAATCGTCATCAGCCACCACCGCAGCACGATCTCCTTCTGCGATGATATCGTGGTTCTTGGTAGCGGCCGCGTTAAGAGCCAGTCACGGCTTTCGGATGTGGCCTCCCTCACCATGGATCAGCTCTATGAGCACGAGGCGCCGGCAATGAGGTGA
- a CDS encoding glycosyltransferase family 2 protein: MKHCDAVRTVSRASTDRVPFASFIVCTRNRAKALAACIRSIEETCRAYPAITTELVVVDNGSTDETQAELRRISAASGVAITIVMEGRPGLAFARNAGMQRARGRVLVFIDDDCEVGRGYLGDLQRYYTKGNRVIRGGRVELGNSCDLPFTVKRSLVPARFTPDVHPGGFVLGCNMTMHREVAARIGRFDERFGAGAPLQSAEDTDYLVRAYALGIPVEYVPDMMVYHHHGRRERAEIEKLHRSYSLGNGALCLKHLFKAPWLLKHFFWTVRSAFGETFSGARFDADLQLSHWPIVLMNLVGAVRFARLWLAGRATPTELHDVSEAVSRLERGP, translated from the coding sequence ATGAAGCATTGCGATGCCGTGAGGACGGTATCTCGGGCCTCGACCGATCGAGTGCCATTTGCGAGCTTCATCGTCTGCACGCGCAACCGGGCGAAGGCGCTTGCCGCATGCATTCGCTCCATCGAAGAGACTTGCCGCGCCTACCCCGCGATCACAACGGAGCTCGTGGTAGTCGACAATGGCTCGACGGACGAGACGCAGGCTGAGCTCCGCCGCATCTCTGCCGCCTCGGGCGTGGCGATCACCATCGTCATGGAAGGCCGGCCGGGGCTTGCCTTTGCCCGCAATGCCGGGATGCAACGGGCGCGCGGACGCGTCCTGGTCTTCATAGATGACGATTGCGAAGTCGGTCGCGGCTATCTCGGCGATTTGCAGCGGTATTACACCAAGGGTAACCGAGTCATTCGGGGCGGGCGCGTCGAGCTCGGCAATTCTTGCGACCTGCCGTTCACGGTCAAACGATCACTGGTACCTGCGCGGTTCACTCCCGACGTCCACCCGGGCGGTTTCGTGCTCGGTTGCAACATGACCATGCATAGGGAAGTGGCCGCCCGCATCGGCCGTTTCGATGAACGCTTCGGCGCGGGCGCGCCGCTGCAGTCCGCGGAGGACACCGATTATCTCGTGCGCGCCTACGCGCTCGGCATCCCGGTCGAATACGTGCCGGATATGATGGTATACCATCATCATGGGCGACGGGAACGTGCGGAGATCGAGAAGCTTCACCGAAGCTATAGCCTTGGCAACGGCGCCCTATGCCTGAAGCATCTCTTCAAGGCGCCGTGGCTGCTGAAGCACTTCTTCTGGACAGTGCGATCGGCTTTCGGCGAAACTTTCTCCGGCGCGAGGTTCGATGCCGATTTGCAGCTTTCCCACTGGCCGATCGTGCTGATGAATCTCGTCGGAGCGGTGAGGTTCGCGCGCCTCTGGCTCGCCGGCCGAGCAACACCGACCGAACTGCACGACGTCAGCGAGGCGGTATCAAGGCTGGAGCGAGGTCCTTAA
- a CDS encoding glycosyltransferase family 2 protein, producing the protein MSQATSTPLVSVLLPVYNGEPYLVLAIESLLRQDYKSLEIIAIDDGSTDRSLEILERLRQADRRISIVSRENRGLIATLNEGLRLATGEFVARMDADDVAYSTRLSRQMALFDEQPRLAMCGTGVDRLIGSRVLRGKPDPIYRAASLPVLSAFFTIFIHSTVVYNRRVIPNDLLVYDSAYPHAEDFDLFRRIAGRFPVAMIDEALIAYRIHDGSVTSKHLRQMRQTHLKIVAENIERQGLSDDTGALREIGLSVTSGSIRSLAQLVLALERTIAVQPTETRGAYEDGFLQFFYFLYQLIADENRPELTHEFLTRTAKWGLIRRRERYGLMPAVRAPWCSRLSLAASRKADDLARYLQSVPAATVLPQFGWL; encoded by the coding sequence ATGAGCCAAGCAACGTCCACACCATTGGTTTCCGTGCTGCTGCCCGTTTACAATGGGGAGCCTTATCTTGTCTTGGCAATCGAAAGCTTACTGCGCCAGGACTACAAAAGCCTCGAGATCATCGCGATCGATGATGGATCGACCGACCGTTCGCTTGAAATACTCGAGCGACTTCGCCAAGCCGATCGGCGAATTTCGATTGTCTCGCGGGAAAACCGCGGCCTCATCGCTACCCTGAATGAAGGGCTCAGGCTTGCCACCGGCGAGTTCGTCGCCCGCATGGATGCCGATGATGTGGCCTATTCCACGCGCCTTTCGCGCCAGATGGCGCTGTTCGACGAGCAGCCTCGTTTGGCGATGTGCGGTACGGGCGTCGATAGGCTGATCGGCAGTCGCGTGCTTCGCGGCAAGCCAGACCCGATCTATCGGGCGGCGAGCCTGCCCGTTCTCTCGGCGTTCTTCACGATCTTCATCCATTCGACAGTGGTCTACAATCGCCGCGTGATCCCCAACGACTTGCTCGTTTACGATTCGGCCTATCCGCATGCCGAAGATTTCGATCTGTTCCGGCGCATCGCCGGGCGCTTTCCGGTTGCGATGATCGATGAGGCCTTGATTGCCTATCGCATTCATGATGGCAGCGTCACAAGCAAGCACCTGAGGCAGATGCGTCAAACACATCTGAAGATCGTTGCCGAAAACATTGAACGCCAAGGACTTTCCGACGATACGGGCGCCCTGCGGGAAATCGGGCTTTCCGTGACGTCAGGCAGCATTCGCTCCCTTGCCCAGTTAGTCCTCGCGCTCGAGCGGACGATTGCCGTCCAGCCGACGGAGACGCGAGGCGCTTACGAGGACGGTTTTCTCCAATTCTTCTATTTCCTCTACCAGCTGATCGCCGATGAGAACCGCCCGGAACTCACGCATGAGTTCCTGACGCGAACGGCCAAGTGGGGGCTCATCCGCCGGCGTGAGCGGTACGGGCTGATGCCCGCCGTACGCGCCCCCTGGTGCAGCCGCCTTTCGCTCGCAGCCAGCCGCAAGGCGGACGATCTGGCGCGCTATCTGCAGTCGGTGCCGGCCGCGACGGTCCTGCCTCAATTTGGTTGGCTGTGA
- a CDS encoding acyltransferase family protein — MRIARDQQLDGLRAVAVSMVVYAHFYAEDGSHWGHIGVRLFFILSGFLITRLLLEARDDPRYEPATALRSFYARRSLRILPPYFAVLAAVWLIGLESSEKVLVWHALYLSNFWYALQDAWSPWVLCHTWSLSIEEQFYIVWPLIVLTAPRRSIGAICVGVICCSLAFRFYWPVTGTPTLARDLLPPASMDALAAGALLAVHRSSGAAMPNWAERCWKPLLIVSLFLFSIRTVPTTPLLEWFVWIGLEVFPLLPLTLLVGACSQGIGGYLGRLAQAPPVTALGRISYGVYLYHAVVLALLVQAQAFIPINVSEQGAGRLVVTGAATLLLASISWIAFERPLNALKRHFPYARGASSAPVAAEAEGVRPVYPGISVEHGKALQVSNTR, encoded by the coding sequence ATGCGGATTGCGCGCGACCAACAGCTGGACGGATTGCGAGCCGTCGCCGTCTCGATGGTGGTTTACGCGCATTTCTATGCGGAAGACGGATCCCACTGGGGCCATATAGGCGTCAGGCTGTTCTTCATATTGAGCGGCTTCCTGATTACCCGGTTGCTCCTGGAAGCACGGGACGACCCGCGCTACGAGCCGGCGACGGCGCTGAGATCTTTCTATGCGCGTCGGTCGTTGCGCATCCTTCCGCCCTATTTCGCAGTTCTTGCAGCCGTCTGGCTGATCGGCCTGGAAAGCTCCGAGAAGGTGCTCGTCTGGCACGCGCTTTACCTGTCGAACTTCTGGTATGCGCTTCAGGACGCCTGGTCACCCTGGGTTCTCTGTCACACCTGGAGCCTCAGCATCGAGGAGCAGTTCTATATCGTCTGGCCGCTGATCGTGCTGACGGCACCGCGGCGTTCGATAGGGGCCATTTGCGTGGGCGTCATCTGCTGCTCGCTCGCTTTCCGCTTCTACTGGCCCGTGACCGGAACGCCGACGCTGGCACGTGATCTGTTGCCGCCTGCCTCGATGGATGCCTTGGCGGCGGGAGCACTGCTGGCGGTGCATCGGTCAAGCGGCGCCGCCATGCCGAACTGGGCGGAACGCTGTTGGAAGCCGCTCCTGATCGTATCCCTGTTCCTGTTCTCGATCAGGACCGTGCCGACGACGCCGTTGCTCGAGTGGTTTGTCTGGATCGGTCTCGAGGTTTTCCCCCTTCTGCCGCTGACGCTGCTCGTCGGAGCATGCTCTCAGGGCATTGGCGGCTATCTCGGACGGTTGGCCCAAGCTCCGCCTGTCACCGCACTCGGGCGCATCAGTTACGGAGTCTATCTCTACCATGCCGTCGTCCTTGCGCTGCTCGTCCAGGCGCAAGCCTTCATTCCGATCAATGTCTCGGAGCAGGGCGCTGGGCGACTCGTTGTCACCGGGGCCGCCACTTTGCTCCTCGCCTCGATCTCCTGGATCGCATTCGAAAGACCGCTAAACGCGCTGAAGCGCCATTTCCCCTATGCGCGGGGAGCCAGCAGCGCCCCCGTTGCGGCAGAGGCGGAAGGCGTGCGCCCAGTCTATCCAGGGATATCGGTCGAGCACGGAAAAGCCCTCCAGGTTTCGAACACGCGATAG
- a CDS encoding MerR family transcriptional regulator, with protein MNGDSEIRYKVAEAARLAGVSASTLRLWETQGLVVPERSATGHRQYTEADLQRLKRISWFRSERGLNPAAIREALEAEAPNDEETGPAGAQESNVDLQVGRKLRSLRHAAGKTLEQVAGDIGIAASVLSTLERTSQGVSIAVLHNLAEYFSTTVSSLAGEDELRDRTLVRAGEWRTWPRTTPGVTIQVLAEGKNQMDCHRFVLAPGASSEGAYGHEGEEFVYVLSGRVEFVLDGDQFYDLHPGDSLYFASRRRHAWSNRHDGETVLLWINTPPTF; from the coding sequence ATGAACGGAGATAGCGAAATACGCTACAAGGTTGCCGAGGCGGCAAGGCTCGCCGGCGTTTCGGCATCGACGCTGAGGCTTTGGGAAACGCAAGGCCTCGTGGTACCGGAGCGGTCGGCGACAGGCCACCGCCAATATACCGAGGCCGACCTTCAGCGCTTGAAACGAATCTCCTGGTTTCGCTCCGAGCGCGGCTTGAACCCGGCTGCTATTCGCGAGGCGCTGGAGGCGGAAGCCCCCAACGACGAGGAGACCGGCCCCGCAGGCGCCCAGGAGAGCAATGTCGATCTGCAAGTCGGCCGCAAGTTGCGCAGCCTCAGGCATGCGGCGGGGAAAACGCTCGAACAGGTGGCCGGGGATATCGGCATCGCGGCATCCGTCCTCTCCACGCTCGAGCGAACGTCGCAGGGCGTGTCGATCGCCGTGCTGCACAATCTCGCGGAGTATTTCAGCACCACGGTTTCGAGCCTCGCCGGCGAGGACGAATTGCGGGACCGGACGCTCGTCCGGGCCGGCGAGTGGCGCACCTGGCCGCGGACCACCCCCGGTGTGACCATCCAGGTCCTCGCCGAAGGTAAGAACCAGATGGACTGCCATCGATTCGTACTCGCGCCCGGCGCGTCGAGCGAGGGGGCCTATGGGCATGAGGGTGAGGAGTTCGTCTACGTGCTCTCCGGCCGCGTCGAATTCGTGTTGGATGGGGATCAGTTCTACGATCTACACCCGGGCGATTCGCTCTATTTCGCGAGTCGCCGCCGCCATGCATGGTCGAACCGACATGACGGTGAAACCGTCCTGCTCTGGATCAATACACCGCCAACGTTCTAA
- a CDS encoding 4-aminobutyrate--2-oxoglutarate transaminase, translated as MTSLTDRKNAAISRGVGMTTQIYADRAENAEIWDKDGNRYIDFAAGIAVVNTGHRHPKVIAAVKAQLDRFTHTCHQVVPYENYVHLAERLNALAPGDFAKKTIFVTTGAEAVENAVKIARAATGRQAIIAFGGGFHGRTFMGMALTGKVVPYKVGFGAMPADVFHAPFPIELHGVSVEQSLAALKKLFVADVDPGRVAAIILEPVQGEGGFYPAPTVFMKALREICDEHGILLIADEVQTGFARTGKLFAMEHHNIAPDLLTMAKSLAGGFPLAAVTGRAEIMDAPGPGGLGGTYGGSPIGIAAAHAVLDVIEEEQLCDRANQLGNRLKQRLAAIREKTPEIVDIRGPGFMNAVEFNDAKTNLPSADFANKVRLNALAKGLILLTCGVHGNVVRFLAPITIQDEVFAEALDILEASILEARS; from the coding sequence ATGACCAGCCTGACCGACCGCAAGAATGCCGCCATTTCCCGTGGCGTGGGAATGACCACGCAGATCTATGCAGACCGTGCGGAAAATGCCGAAATCTGGGACAAGGATGGCAATCGCTACATTGATTTCGCCGCCGGCATCGCCGTCGTCAATACCGGCCATCGCCATCCGAAGGTCATCGCAGCCGTCAAGGCGCAGCTCGATCGTTTCACTCATACCTGCCATCAGGTCGTGCCCTATGAAAACTACGTGCATCTCGCCGAACGGCTGAACGCTTTGGCCCCCGGCGACTTTGCAAAAAAGACGATCTTCGTCACCACCGGCGCCGAGGCGGTGGAAAACGCCGTCAAGATCGCCCGTGCGGCCACCGGACGTCAGGCGATCATCGCCTTTGGCGGCGGCTTTCACGGCCGCACCTTCATGGGTATGGCGCTCACCGGCAAGGTCGTTCCCTATAAGGTCGGGTTCGGCGCGATGCCGGCCGACGTCTTCCACGCCCCCTTCCCGATCGAACTGCACGGTGTCAGCGTCGAGCAATCGCTTGCAGCCTTGAAGAAGCTTTTTGTGGCCGATGTCGATCCGGGCCGCGTCGCCGCCATCATCCTCGAGCCGGTCCAGGGCGAAGGCGGCTTCTATCCGGCACCGACGGTCTTCATGAAGGCGCTTCGCGAAATCTGCGACGAGCATGGCATTCTCTTGATTGCCGATGAAGTCCAGACCGGTTTTGCCCGCACCGGCAAGCTCTTCGCAATGGAGCATCACAATATCGCGCCGGACCTGCTGACCATGGCGAAAAGCCTGGCCGGCGGCTTCCCGCTCGCCGCAGTAACCGGCCGCGCAGAGATCATGGATGCCCCAGGACCAGGCGGCCTCGGGGGAACCTATGGCGGCAGCCCGATTGGCATCGCAGCAGCCCATGCCGTACTCGACGTGATCGAGGAGGAACAGCTGTGCGACCGGGCGAACCAGCTCGGCAACCGGCTGAAGCAGCGGCTTGCAGCAATCCGCGAAAAGACACCGGAAATCGTCGACATCCGCGGTCCGGGCTTCATGAATGCGGTCGAATTCAATGACGCGAAAACGAATCTGCCGAGCGCCGACTTCGCCAACAAGGTCCGGCTCAATGCCCTTGCGAAGGGCCTGATTCTGCTCACTTGCGGCGTGCACGGCAATGTCGTTCGTTTCCTGGCGCCAATCACGATCCAGGATGAGGTCTTCGCCGAGGCACTGGATATTCTCGAAGCGTCGATCCTCGAAGCGCGCAGTTGA
- a CDS encoding NAD-dependent succinate-semialdehyde dehydrogenase, translating into MALTPALTKHLHAADFFATVDCRYRPCAPWTGPTFDVLNPSTGELLATLPDMGVDEARAAIEAAQAAQTLWASKPAKDRSAILRRWHDLIVEHADDLAAILTAEMGKPLGEAKGEVLHAASYIEWYAEEAKRVYGETFPAPANDRRMLVIKQPVGVVGTITPWNFPASMVARKIAPALAAGCAIVLKPAEQTPLVAGAMFALADRAGFPEGVLNLVYAAEGAPIGRELCSNPKVRKISFTGSTEVGRLLMRQCSDQIKKVSLELGGNAPFIVFDDADIDAAVDGAIQAKFRNAGQTCVSANRIYVQAAVHDAFAEKFVARVRELTVGDGFSAGITIGPMIDGHAIEKIEGHVADALAKGAELRCGGKRIGTKGTFFEPTVLTGIAHEMRVAQEETFGPIAPIIRFDSAEQVVAEANDTIYGLAAYFYAENLKRVWHVAEALEYGMVGINTGRMSSEAAPFGGIKQSGIGREGSRHGLEDYLEMKYLCMGNI; encoded by the coding sequence ATGGCCCTGACCCCTGCACTTACCAAACACCTCCACGCTGCAGATTTCTTCGCGACGGTCGACTGCCGATACCGCCCCTGCGCGCCGTGGACCGGTCCGACCTTCGACGTCCTCAACCCCTCGACGGGCGAATTGCTTGCGACCCTTCCGGACATGGGCGTTGACGAGGCGCGCGCCGCAATCGAAGCGGCCCAGGCGGCGCAGACGCTCTGGGCATCCAAGCCAGCCAAGGACAGGAGCGCGATCCTGCGCCGATGGCACGATCTGATCGTCGAGCACGCAGACGATCTCGCGGCGATACTGACGGCCGAAATGGGAAAGCCGCTCGGCGAGGCGAAGGGGGAGGTCCTGCATGCCGCCTCTTATATCGAATGGTATGCGGAGGAAGCCAAGCGCGTCTATGGCGAGACCTTTCCCGCCCCCGCCAACGACCGCCGCATGCTCGTCATCAAGCAGCCAGTCGGCGTCGTCGGCACCATCACGCCGTGGAACTTTCCGGCCTCGATGGTTGCCCGCAAGATCGCGCCTGCACTCGCCGCCGGCTGCGCCATCGTCTTGAAGCCGGCCGAGCAGACGCCGCTCGTTGCCGGCGCGATGTTCGCGCTTGCCGATAGAGCGGGCTTCCCCGAAGGCGTCCTCAACCTCGTCTATGCCGCCGAGGGAGCGCCGATCGGGCGCGAGTTGTGCAGCAATCCGAAGGTGCGCAAGATCAGCTTCACCGGCTCGACCGAGGTCGGAAGGCTGCTGATGCGGCAATGTTCCGACCAGATCAAGAAAGTCAGCCTGGAGCTCGGCGGCAATGCGCCCTTCATCGTCTTCGACGACGCGGATATCGATGCGGCGGTCGACGGTGCGATCCAGGCGAAGTTCCGCAATGCCGGCCAGACCTGTGTTTCGGCGAACCGCATCTATGTACAAGCGGCAGTGCACGATGCCTTCGCGGAGAAGTTCGTCGCGCGGGTGCGCGAGCTGACCGTCGGCGACGGCTTTTCCGCCGGCATCACGATCGGCCCGATGATCGACGGCCACGCGATCGAGAAGATCGAGGGGCATGTCGCCGACGCGCTCGCGAAGGGGGCCGAGCTTCGCTGCGGCGGCAAGCGGATCGGGACGAAGGGTACCTTTTTCGAACCGACGGTGCTGACCGGCATTGCGCACGAGATGCGCGTCGCTCAGGAAGAGACCTTCGGCCCGATTGCACCGATCATCCGCTTCGACAGCGCCGAGCAGGTGGTGGCCGAGGCGAACGACACGATCTATGGCCTCGCCGCCTATTTCTACGCGGAGAACCTGAAGCGCGTCTGGCATGTGGCCGAGGCGCTGGAATACGGCATGGTCGGCATCAATACCGGGCGCATGTCCTCCGAAGCCGCTCCCTTCGGTGGCATCAAGCAGTCCGGCATCGGCCGCGAAGGCTCCCGCCACGGGCTCGAAGACTATCTTGAGATGAAGTATCTCTGCATGGGGAATATCTGA